The stretch of DNA CTGTTAAATATTGAAGACACATCCTGTTGAGTGAGCATAACGGTGTaattatacccccccccccctccacccctccaccccccacccgacCTCCGTACCGCTGTCATCCACCACCGGCAGTGCAGACACCCTCTGCTCCACGAAGATGCCCAGGGCCGTGTAGAGGGGCGTGTCGGCGCGCACCACCGCGATCTTGTGGAACGTGCCGATACCGAGCTCTTCCAGGGTCTGGCCCAGGAACGCCGGCTTGGGCATCTCGGAAATCTATCCCAGCCGGAGAGACGGAGACCGGATCTTACTCCTTCAGTTTAATCCCCTTAGACACAGTTACTGGCCTAATTTACAGACAGGTAGACTAACATATCCCTGTGTTTTATAGACGACCTTCAGACCAATAACCGTTACAATTACGATGCAATTACAATGCGATAACGATTAAAATTACAGCACAAGTCCGATTGGCTCATGCTATGGTGGGCCAATAGGACGTTGTGGTGGCGGGGAGACTTACAAAAAGCTTGAGGAACTTGAGGATCCTTTTGTGGGTGAGGATGTAGAGGGTGTTCCCCGTCAGGGGGTCAATTACAGGAAGCCGGTGGATCTTGTGCTTGAGCAGAGAGGAAACGGCATCGTACAGGCTGCcggtggggggaggggacagAGTGAGGACAGGACACATCTCCACACAGTTCCCAATGTATGTCTGCCTTATTACGGCACCAACGTGCCACGACACACCAAACATTCCTTTGGGAAGAACTGACTGAGTGTTAAATGGCTCCTATGGTTTTACAGCAGGTATGTCTGCAtgggagcagcaggagcagtggCATGCAGGCGGGCTCTGTAGGACCTTTACCTTGCATTGGGGGAGATACTGACGAGAGGCTTGAAGGAGTCCTGCAGGTACACCTCTGCGAATGGGGAGAAATGGACAGCAGTTACTGAACGGTATGTCCCCAGACTACAGGAAGAAGCTCTGCCCCTAATCATgacccgtccccccccccccccgtccccccgtcccccgtcccacATGTGGACTGCTAAGTCAGAGCAGTGCTCATTACTGAATCCTCCACGATGGATCCGGCAATGCGCAGACCAGCATGTGCCCTCCACCGAAGTATGCACGAAGTATGCAGTAAAACGGTCAGTGTCATTTCAACATCCCATAATACGCAAGGACtaaaaaacacaagacacattATACATGATACATTTGCTGTCATCGtgatcatcaccatcatctcaCCTCTCCACGTCTCGATCTTGTGCTCTTCCAGCTCATATATCTGCACCTGCAGCACAAAgtcaggagaggaggggacacAGCGACAGAGAAAAGAGGTCAGAGTGACACACAGCAGCCCTGCTGCACTTTGCTTTCTGAAAGGCATGgtgaatggactgcatttatatatatatatatatatatatatatatatatatatagcacttttatcgaAAGCACTTTaaaattaatgcctctcattcacccattcacacactcacaccccaacaGCGACctgctgccatgtaaggcaccaccTTGCCCAAAGGTCACCGTCACCTCAAGTGCATTTCTTTACCGAGCAGCACTGTGGTGATATCATACCCCTGTGTCATTCCGGAAAGATCCATTTCAGGAAATAAGGTTGGGACCAAACTAAAACCTGAGATGTCCCAGGTGGTACACACTGCATTGGTAGAGAGAGGTGGCTCTTACCAAAGGGGACTTGTAGTAACGGTGCAGGATGTTGATGAAGTCTGTAATGGTCAGCATACCTGCAAAGAAAATACCCAGTTAGAGGAGCAGACACCAGGGACACACACTGTGAccgtcagacagagagaggcatgtGTCCCCTTACCCACGAAGCACTGCTTCTTGCTGTCCCAGAGTGGTGCTGCTCTCACTCCATTGGACACCAAAGCAAAAAATGCTTTCTTTACCTGAAGAAAGAAGACATATTTATTCAATtcattgataaataaataatcgtaTGATTATTTGTGGTAGCATTCCTACTAATAGTAATAACATTAAAAGAGAAGTCATATTGTAGTCGTAAAGCataagaatatttattttttcccttccACTTCATACAtacaatgcatttaatttttttttcattgccatTCCTGTTCTCATGGCTATAGTTAGTGACAGTTATTGTTACATTACGGTGTGTAGCATAGTGACACAGCCTTCTCCACCCAGCCAACATCAGTAAATATCACTGTGTCATGTCTTTATTACAGTATCTGAGCTGCCCTGGAAGATGAGGGTctgataaacaaataaatgacattatCAATCTTACCTGCAAGGAAGTGTCAAATACAACCAGTTTAGAGCTGGTGGGCACGAGGTCATAACAGCGGTGAGATTTCATAAAATGAGTGTAAGCATTGTGCTTGTACTCCACTGCAGGAAAAGTGGAAAAAGACACTACACTTTAGAGGTAATTCACAACTGTAAGAATGTTTTTATTGCTTATCCTCTTCCTGCCTTTCTTAGTTTATCTTTTCTTTCACCCACATATCTAAATCCAGAGGACTAAACTCTTTCACGTGCAGACAAGGAAACAAGAACAGAAGTACGTTTTCAGAAGAAATTAGACAACCATATCAGCTCCAGTGTCATTTTACGGCAACATCTTTCAGGAGTGACACCAAGACCCCccagtacatatacacactaactccattatgtataatatattatttatttgtacttttaTCAAGTGACTTATTCACTGTTATATTTTCATGTTATCACACATTCATGTACCCTACGGCATTGTGATTTACatacatttgcaaaatgcaTCTAATTTCTGTCACCCTTTCAATTCTGCAAAGCAAATCACTGTAAGATTTGCACTCACAAACAATCCCACATACATTCCATAATCACTTATCACTGCAAAGGACACGTCATTGTATCCTTCAGGGAAGGAGGTGAAAGCAAGACGGATCATATTTCCTTCCTTTGTTTAATCCACAAATTGAACATACTTGTTGTGGCAGCCAGTTAGCCCATTCAAGATTACTAGGAGATCAATAACTAGGAATGATTGAAGGGCGCATAAAGAATGCAGCCCTTGTCCATGCCAACAATTAGTCCATACTACCAAGCAGAAAACTGTCAAGCACTGCAAATTCTTTCAGCCTTCTATTTCATATAATGTCAAACCTGGACCAGGATTGCTTAGGGcaagatacattttttgttgatCCACAAAAAATACTGCACTTGCTTGGCACAAtgataattatataatataccAAATACCATATTGATTGTCACCAACTATAGACTGCGACCTAGTATGATGGTGACTTGGAATGTGGGGTTATGTCCTTAACAGAATTCACATAGATAATTTCACTGTACCAACTACAATTGATGTAGGTATAAAAGAGGTCAATACAGTGTGTAGTCAACCAGTCCTACCTTCTGCTGGGGTGTCCTTTTTACCCTCCAAGTCTTCCAGGACAGCTGCGACCTGAAACACAgacaaatgaataaattcacacatctgaaacagctgaacacTTCCATCCATCGTTACTCACTTCGTGATATGACTTGTGATTCATGCAACATTTGTGCCATATAAAATTAAGTCAATCACTCCTTGATTTCAATGCCATACAAACACGTCTGAAAGGTGCAATTTACTTCTTTACATTCATGTACGACTCATGTGCCAATTTCACTAAAATCTCAGGAGTCATAGTTTGTACATAACTCCTCTTGTAATCCTACCCCAGACCATACGGAAAAAGGCTGCCATATTAACTGTTCATACATCGGAAAccaagacacacactctcaacaaAGTTGGAATTTGTGAGATTAGTTGGAGACCTGCAATCCGACTGGATCTGCCCAGTTTTTGTCTTGAGTCAGTATGAATCAGCATATGCCATGCAATTAGACCCCACTTACAAAAGAGCATATGTCAGAAGTAACCGCATGCCTTCCTCACATTATAGATCAGAAGTGAACTTGTGTGATAACTTCATAACTTGATAATCACAACCACAGTTTCTTCTTAGTGTTCACTCATTCAATAAATAGGTATAATCTCAAGCACCTTCTTGAGAAAAGCACTTATTGCCCAGACACACCATTTGCTCTGGTTCCCCTGTGTTTAAACTGCATAATAAGACAACCCATCCATTTGAGAAACAAAGCAAGCACACTGACTTATTTAGATCTCAAGACCAGCTGAAGaaaaccccacatttctctacTGCTGGGCAGCACTgattcattcaattcaatttgcgcAACACACTGATTTTTTCGTTTTTCAGGCTCGGGGTTGAAGGACTGCAGATAATATTTGCACAAGACTATCACAGCTGGAATACTGCAGGGTTCTGAACAGTTTGCACTTTGAAGAAATTTGACCATTGCTTAACCCcccacccatgcacacacacacacacacacacacacacagatacaagaAAGGAAAGGTTCACACCATCCCAGATATTGCTGCCAGAAGAATGTGCTGATTGTAACTTTCTTGAAGGGGGTGAATAATTTCTTGAATGTTTTAAAGTTAAACATACTCCACACTGTTACATAGTGGTGTTGTATGTATGGAAAACTTCCACATGTAATTTTGCATGAGGCACATAGTCAAAAGGCAGGTGTCACATTGAGTGATGAGTTCATCTTAAACAGCGTCTCTTAAGCCACCCAAAAAGTTTCCACAACTATGATCTTTCTGTATGTAGAAACTACCTgactttatataaataaaatacaacaccCGGTTTCACCTTATTAATGTTGTGACTTCAACTTAACCATAAATGCTGCAGGCTAAAGCTTACAAATCTCTCGTTGTAATGCAACATTTAGCAGTTTATCACATACATTTTTGGTTGTACTGACAGTCACTTAATGATCTGGAGCTAGCGAATCACCTAGCTACTTAGACTAATTTTTACGGGTGACTATTTTGCTGTTGCCTAATGTGTATACATCCTAAGAATGAGGAACTCGTTAACTGTATcgtatcataaaaaataaaaaataagattttcaaCGACAATATATGAACACACAATGAGACCACTGAATTAATACcatcaaaacatatttacagaagTAAATGAGACGGCAACAAACCGATGACAGAAGGAACTTAACGTTAGCCTATGCTTTCCACAGCCAATTTATTACTAATTTATCtggagctaacgttagctgacttgtaatgtattttaatttgtaaCAGAGGTTGTAGTCGTCTATAAACATTACGTAGGGGATACATTCCGAATCACGCTTTAAATGCCCGCTGCATGATACTACTATTGCCATCTAGCAAGTCGGCTAATGCAGTAACTTATCTGGTATGCAATACAGTTACTGTTGGCAGCCTTGGGCGGCACcaagaaacaatgacataagGCATTAACAGTTAGCTACTGGCTGCTCATGACAAATATTTAGCTATTTTAATGCTGACTGTATGCTAGCTTCCAAAAAAGGTTCAATACGTTCTCAGTAAACTGATCTTGGTGGAACTCGTCAGATTTTACAATGAAAATGTTCCAGGTCCGTGTCACACTGACCGAGAATCTAAGCAAAGGGTCTTCTGTAGGGTTAGTTGGAGTTAACGTTAGATATTATCGAACGTTATATGTTAGCTTGTTAGCAAATCAACATTCTTGTAAAGCTAGCTACGCCAAATTAGTAGACTCATGGGCTGAATCAATTGAGCCATTCTTGAACAGTCGTTTGATTAGTCATCAGTTCACATCAGTAAAATAACGTAGCTACTATGTTTTAAGCTTGCAAGCTCAGAAGCTGAGAAGCTTGCAAAGTTTAATCACTGatgagctagctagccaagttatgAGACATATGAAAGACACTGTGGAGAAACGTTTATGTGAAACGAGTAACCGCTTTAAGTCCAAGCTAAGTTATGTAAAAACGCTAGTTAGATAGCATTACCTATTTTACATTACCGTTTCAACCAAATTGCAATTCCCACTGGTATAACGTTAGCTATAGCACAAAAAATCAACACAACCTAACTAGAGCTAACaatatctgtgtaatatttgGTAAGCAGAAGCAGCTACTCACACACTCCATATCCCATTCACTGGATCGCTAAGTGTAACTCTGTACGGGCACCGACTTCGACCTTTAAAATGTCAGTATGTTGGACGCTATTGTTCTGCGACTCTTTCCGATTAGTCGACCTGGCCAGCTATTTCATGGGGTTATCTTTTTAAATCCTTATTTGACTATTCATTTCCCACTTGTTTATTTCCGGTGGGAGGACAGACTGCGCATGTACACGAAATGCCCTTTTGTGCGAGACTGTAGTCCAACCACAGTACTGTAGTCCGACTGTGAGCCCAATTCAAATAATTCAGTGGTCCAGTAGTGTCTTCAGGCACGTAGACCTCGAAAACCTAGCGGCGATTTGTCCAGGTTCCTGCCACAGAAATATGTGGGTCCTACTTATGTAGCGGGAAATTAATTAGCGTCCGGTAGCTGGTGCTTTGGCAAGATACCGTATCCGCGTTGAATTGGCACGACCTGTTGCTTTAGTTTAGTGGGTTCGTTTTGCACATTCTGCTGAACAGACGCGTTTTATTTGCACTTGTGTGCCATACATTCGAATTCGAGTTAACCACCAAAACAGATGATAAATGTAAGCCTATACGATAATATGCATGCTTCTAGTAAACAACGGAAGTTCTCATCAATAACGACCCAGAAGGCGCTGACGATGTCATGGTGTATAGCTCCCCCTGTTGGGCTACAAATAGACAGAAAGTGCGCATGTACGTCTGAAtcatagactgtataaaaataggGTGGAATCTAAATACTGTAGCAAATTTCGGATTTACTTTAGAAAATTTACTGAAACTCCTCCACTTTTATTTGGTTGAATTTTCGGAAATGAAAACAACCTTATTTTCCTAGTAAACATCTTTTCGTTAAGTGGTTCACGTGACCTGTTGAACACTGCTATGTGTTTTCTACTGTTACtataaaaggaaaagggccctgtgcaaaagtttgggaacccttttggattattctttgttactttttaaatacaTGATTCTGaagtttttattctgaagtaactccatgcaaagtatccaactgtagtggctgttctgtctggtgttaacaaccatgggttcctctaaaaaGTTGTCctaggatttcagaatgaagattgtTCATTTctaccaagaaggagaaggctacaaaaactcttgcaatgtttcaaacaacctatttccactgtcaaatacattattagaaaatggaagataaatggaacagttgaagtcaaggccaCGTCTGGAAGacaaagaaagatttcagatagaatggcccaggacctggtgagaaatgctcagaagaaccaatacattactgcaaaagagctgcaaaaaagagcaaacataggtctagctgttcacaggacaacaatacaacatacacaacaaagacctacatgccagagttgccagaaagaacgacctcaacacaaaaattaagtgtctgaagtatgcaaaagaaacattcagaagcctgaagcctttaaaaaaaaaaaaggttgtggaggccaaagaatatttctgagctagaggtgttttTCCAGACTgaagaaaaattccaaaagagagaactgaaagactcttagctggctaccaGAAGCGTTTACAAACTGTTATAGTTgtccgaggaggagttacaaagtactaactgtcagggttcccaaacttttgcacaggccatttttttcctttttctattattttgaaactgaaaatattaaaataagaagtaatcttgctttaaaatttaaagaactgtgtcatgtttaatattgtaccatttagaggtcaggtttgcttatgttaacttagatattaattgtaaaagactttttgaccaggggtgcccaaatgttgCACACTACTATTTGTAAAAGTTTTCCTGATGATTATAACCAtgttataatgaaaataataaatgaaaaacatacaaaaatacaatttgaCTCCTTTGGCTAAAGATTACAGGAATTACAAAGACAAAACAGAGATAAGCCTCtgtcatttcacacacacaaaaaaatcaaGTATTCATTCATGCATCTTTCAAAAAAAGCTGAATTTTTTAATTGGTTCTGTCAATGTAAAGATCCCACGAATATAAGCATGTTCAGAGTCCTGTGGGCAAAAGCCTAATCCTTCTTTTGTATGGATACTGTCATTGTTACCTGGCAGCAGCAACTACATGATGTTACAGCACTGGAGCGGACTAAAGCTCTGAGTGTACAGTTGGAGTTGAGAATTCTGGAGTAGTGAATTCCCATGGCTCTGCAgcagcccctccctctgtggctcctccccctccacagGAGCCCGTGAGAGGAGGGGTCTGGCACTGATGCTGTTCCTCGTGCTGAGTGTCCAAGTATGGTCCCGCACAGAGCCTGGCGACGATGGCAGTGTGGGGTCTAGACATGCGAGAGTCACTGGCCACCAGGAAGTCACCCTAGGCTTCTGAAGCCACTGGTGCCACGCTGCCTCTTCCGCAGTCATGCGCTGGGCAGAGTCCCACctgcatgccacacacacacagggtcagagCGTGCATAGTTCAACATACTAGACTTATACCTCTCTGCTATACACCTGCGAAAAGCAGGGCAGTAATGAAATGACCTACTTTTGAGACATAaactatattttatttatttatttgtttatttatttatttgcttggaaTGCCCAATCATATATAAGCACAGACAAGCAAATTCCCTCCTCCAAAGTGTTTGAACCAAGAAAGGTTATATAATAGGGATTCACAGACATGAAATAGCGAATACATCTGTGAATTGTCCTTAGGGAAAGTAACCAATGCTGCAACAGTAAGTGCTGATCTCAGGCAGGAAGGCAAGTGCTTGAGATACAATACTGTCCAGAAATAGAGTGTAACGGTAGAGTGCACAGATTCACTACAACAGTCTGCAAAGGTGCCCCTCCTGTCTCAACATTTGGCATTCACACATTCAGCTTCAGTGTGAGAATGGTGAGGCTGAACAAGGTGCGTACGTGAGGCACCGTGTCACAAAGTCCACAAACAGCAGGTCTCTGCTCCTCAACGCACTGGCCAGGTCCTTAGAGTTTGGCCTTTTTGCAAGACATGCTGTTTGGCCCTTGGAATCTGTACCAAAATAAAGAgtcaatgaatcaatgaatgaaaaaagataAGAACTCGCATTAGAGGAGAAAGCAAATTTAGATagatttattacattacattattacattattggcatttggcagacgctcttatccagagcgaagtacaacaaagtgcatacccataaccagggataagttcgctgaaagaccctagagggaggtacaatttcaactgctacctgtacaacaaagataaggacaagggccttttttttttttttttttttttttttttgaacaaacaaacaaacaaacagagcaaaagtgaccaaagttaactatccaaacactgcttacctagccaactaaaaataccgatacacaaagcaagtcacagagacaacaagtaaggttcacagggaggtagggagggatggggagaggtgctgcttgaagaggtgtgtcttcagcttgcgcttgaaggtggggagagattctatagttctgacctcaacggggagttcgttccaccaccgtggggccagaacagacagtagtcgtgagcgtgaggtggaggttctgagagggggaggtgccaagcggcctgtagaggctgaacgaagaggtctggcaggggtgtagggtctgatgattttttgcagataagctggggaagaccccttaactgcttggaaggctagcaccaatgttttgaatttgatgcgaatTAGATTTATCAAAATGCATCTTTAAAAATTACTAAAAGGCATCAAGG from Conger conger chromosome 14, fConCon1.1, whole genome shotgun sequence encodes:
- the prkag1 gene encoding 5'-AMP-activated protein kinase subunit gamma-1, whose translation is MECVAAVLEDLEGKKDTPAEVEYKHNAYTHFMKSHRCYDLVPTSSKLVVFDTSLQVKKAFFALVSNGVRAAPLWDSKKQCFVGMLTITDFINILHRYYKSPLVQIYELEEHKIETWREVYLQDSFKPLVSISPNASLYDAVSSLLKHKIHRLPVIDPLTGNTLYILTHKRILKFLKLFISEMPKPAFLGQTLEELGIGTFHKIAVVRADTPLYTALGIFVEQRVSALPVVDDSGRVVDIYSKFDVINLAAEKTYNNLDVTVTKALQHRSQYFEGVLTCNRHETLEAIITRLVEAEVHRLVVVDEQEVVKGIVSLSDILQALVLTNGEEGTA